TCGGTTACCAAGTTCTCAAAAAACTAACAAGAACatacaaaggaaaaatataCTTCACTACAGAAGACGAATCTATCGGCTACAATATACTTCGCACTTTAGAGAAAAATGCGACGAATCTACACTACTATCGCATGGACATAACTTATACGAAAAGTATTATCAACTTCAGACACCACATACAAGATCAAGACGAAAGGATAGATCTGGTGATCAACAACACGGATTATGTACAAACTGAGAAGAAATTGTCCCATGCTGAGAAAGTGAGAAGAACGCTAAGTGTGAATTTTTATGGATACATCAATTTCGGAAAGCTGATATATCCTTTGCTAGTTGAAAATGCTAAAGTAGTGAATGTGTCTGGACCAGCTGGTCTGTTAGCGACGATCGAGAATGAAGCGATTAGAAGAAGGATTAGTGATCCAAATCTGACGGAAGATGAGTTAGTAGCTGTTATTCAAGATTATGCAGAGGCGTGTAGAAGAGGCATTGAGAAAACTGAAGGGTGGGGATTAAGCGTGCAAGCTGTAAGTAAGGTAGCTCTAAATGCCGTCACCTTTTTGCAGCATAGAGAATGGAGCTGCAAAGGAATCGTAATCAACTGTGTCAATCCTGGCAGTCTCAACAGTAAAGACGAACGAAAATCAACCAAAGTTTTCCAAGACGGCGCCAAGGCAATTTTATATCTAGCACTAGAAGCACCTCTATCAATAAAAGGCAATTTTGTGTGGAGCAATTACTCAGTTATAGAGTGGAATTGCGACCCTTACGTTGAAGTGACAACAGTTTGAACAGAGAACGGTTAAACCAGTGTTATAACAATATTCCCAGTTATCGGATTTAACCGCAGAAATTTTGCAGTTTGCGGCGAAATAGCTTCGCGCGTGATATTCCGAGATGATCCCAATTTATACATTTCAGTGTTGCAATGGTACTAAAGTATGCGAGCCACGTTTCCTCGTCTATGATAAGATGTGAATAAACCTGAAACAATAAACCGAAGCCTGTGCCTCAATTTACCTTCATTAAATGTTAGAATACTTAGACAGTGGGTGTACTAAATTGTGTTTTACCGCTGACCTTTCTATGGCAAATATTAGTGGGCTCTCAGAATTTGCATTTATTCGCGCTTTTAGTAGGCCATTATTTACGTTTGCCGTGGAAAGTGTACcgttatgaataataataaatatcacaGTTACCTGGTACAGGCACGTTCATAGTTAGTTCGATCGTGCTTTAATTTTGAACTTTCGCTATTATAATTGGTCAAGAGCAAGACCTTTTCGTTTGGGGCGCGATAAAACAAGATGACTTTAGTGAACAGTGATTTGTGTATTCAATTTTTGATTTATAGGTAAAGTATTGctattacatataaaattttctAGACAATTTCGTTTATTAAGAGCTAAAATAAGGTGGAGATAGAAAATAGAATATTATACGTTAAgagttttactttttagttaatAATTGCGTATGCATTAGTCATTATCTCTCATTTTAGATCTTTCACAGATTGACATCGTTGCTCATCTTATAGATGTATATGTAAATTTCATCAAGGTAGTGGAAAGACgttgttattattttagttattctaaaaaaatgcaaaagtaTGCCCTTACTTTATAGTcacaagtgaaggtctggtagggcggctgtatctaTCGaccgaagtcaagcacactgcactaaCTATGTCCACGCTATCGTCACAACGTACTTcccgcttgaccctaggtattataggcttccatgcaggtggcaacatccagcctccgtcccgattgaagTTAGGGCAGCGTCCAATCTCAATCGCATCGATAATCTTACGCCCTATATTTTAGCCTTgatttctaataaaaatacaaaaatataccaAGAGTTTGCAGGCAAGCTACAAAGTTGATCAAACTAttcaaaaatcaaatc
This genomic stretch from Cydia strobilella chromosome 6, ilCydStro3.1, whole genome shotgun sequence harbors:
- the LOC134742576 gene encoding uncharacterized protein LOC134742576; this encodes MTTVAVVVAADSNLGYQVLKKLTRTYKGKIYFTTEDESIGYNILRTLEKNATNLHYYRMDITYTKSIINFRHHIQDQDERIDLVINNTDYVQTEKKLSHAEKVRRTLSVNFYGYINFGKLIYPLLVENAKVVNVSGPAGLLATIENEAIRRRISDPNLTEDELVAVIQDYAEACRRGIEKTEGWGLSVQAVSKVALNAVTFLQHREWSCKGIVINCVNPGSLNSKDERKSTKVFQDGAKAILYLALEAPLSIKGNFVWSNYSVIEWNCDPYVEVTTV